One window of the Zea mays cultivar B73 chromosome 3, Zm-B73-REFERENCE-NAM-5.0, whole genome shotgun sequence genome contains the following:
- the LOC100281312 gene encoding RING-H2 finger protein ATL40, giving the protein MSGQSSSSYGDTDPGTDRAYSTTSSSIRWGPHGRGMTACLVVVNVVLVALVYLYFWRVFSRRSAASPSAANPTDHDDDASSTSTPPSPLSSQDQHGRIVASLPTFVVRSGSGAGAECAVCIAELRDGDEGRALPRCGHRFHAACVDAWLRL; this is encoded by the coding sequence ATGTCAGGACAGAGCTCAAGCTCCTATGGTGACACTGATCCTGGCACAGACAGGGCATACAGCACCACCTCCAGCAGCATCCGGTGGGGTCCGCACGGCCGCGGCATGACGGCCTGCCTCGTCGTCGTCAATGTCGTGCTCGTCGCCCTCGTCTACCTCTACTTCTGGAGGGTGTTCTCCCGCAGAAGCGCCGCGTCCCCCTCAGCAGCTAACCCCACGGACCACGACGACGATGCGTCTTCCACATCGACGCCGCCGTCGCCGCTATCGTCCCAGGACCAGCACGGTCGCATCGTGGCGTCGCTGCCGACGTTCGTCGTGCGCTCCGGGTCCGGCGCCGGCGCCGAGTGTGCGGTGTGCATCGCGGAGCTGCGGGACGGCGACGAAGGGCGCGCGCTGCCGCGGTGCGGGCACCGGTTCCACGCGGCGTGCGTCGACGCTTGGCTGcggctatag